Proteins encoded in a region of the Shewanella polaris genome:
- the lolE gene encoding lipoprotein-releasing ABC transporter permease subunit LolE has translation MSKWLPLTIGWRFFRARQSNGFIGFISFASTAGIALGVGVLIVVLSAMNGFEKELQDRLLGVVSHGELVGVNQPIADWHDIAKSAANIPQITGVAPFVRLQGLVQKPGGFQGLIVNGIDINYESDVSSIADYMSADAWQSLAGDENHIVLGRSLLIKLGLKVGDTLAMYTPDANNSKLTSAKSHRFVVSGVYNLGGEIESTQAYVSLNYLADLLELGSAVSGVRIQVDNVFNAASITRDLGFAQEQYLYINDWTRSQGHLYQDIQLVRLIMYLVLALVIAVACFNIVSTLVMAVRDKASEIAILMTMGLSRGAIMTIFILQGALNGVMGCTIGGILGVTLAYNLSAIASSIEQLLGVQLLASDIYFIDFLPSELHYQDVFVVLFMGLFMSLVATIYPAWKATKIAPATALAGR, from the coding sequence ATGAGTAAGTGGTTACCGTTAACAATTGGCTGGCGTTTTTTCCGCGCTAGGCAGTCTAATGGCTTTATCGGCTTTATTTCGTTTGCTTCTACTGCAGGCATTGCATTAGGGGTTGGCGTGCTAATTGTGGTGTTATCTGCCATGAATGGTTTTGAAAAAGAGTTACAAGACCGTTTATTAGGCGTGGTGTCTCACGGTGAACTGGTTGGCGTTAATCAACCGATTGCCGATTGGCATGATATTGCTAAAAGCGCCGCAAATATACCACAAATCACCGGTGTTGCTCCGTTTGTTCGTTTGCAAGGTTTAGTGCAGAAACCCGGCGGTTTTCAAGGGTTAATCGTTAACGGTATTGATATTAACTATGAATCTGATGTGTCGAGTATTGCTGACTATATGTCTGCCGATGCGTGGCAGTCATTAGCCGGTGATGAAAATCATATTGTGCTCGGTCGTAGTTTATTGATCAAGTTGGGCTTAAAAGTAGGCGATACTCTGGCAATGTATACCCCTGACGCCAATAACAGTAAGTTAACCTCGGCCAAAAGCCACCGTTTTGTGGTATCTGGTGTGTATAATTTAGGTGGGGAAATTGAATCGACCCAAGCTTATGTGTCACTTAACTATTTGGCTGATTTACTTGAGTTAGGTTCCGCTGTTTCTGGGGTACGAATTCAAGTCGATAATGTGTTTAATGCGGCGAGTATTACCCGTGATTTAGGCTTTGCTCAAGAGCAATATCTTTATATCAATGATTGGACTCGCAGTCAGGGACATTTGTATCAAGATATTCAGTTAGTGCGATTAATCATGTATTTAGTGTTAGCGCTCGTTATCGCCGTGGCATGTTTCAATATAGTGTCGACACTTGTTATGGCTGTGCGTGATAAAGCCTCTGAAATTGCAATATTAATGACCATGGGGCTATCGCGTGGCGCCATTATGACCATCTTTATTTTGCAAGGTGCGCTAAATGGTGTGATGGGTTGCACTATTGGTGGCATATTAGGGGTTACTCTAGCCTATAATTTAAGTGCAATTGCTAGCAGTATTGAGCAATTACTAGGTGTTCAGTTATTGGCTTCTGATATTTATTTCATTGATTTCTTACCATCTGAATTACATTACCAAGATGTATTTGTGGTGCTGTTCATGGGGTTATTTATGAGTCTTGTTGCCACGATTTATCCAGCGTGGAAAGCAACTAAAATCGCGCCAGCTACTGCATTAGCGGGTAGATAG
- the lolD gene encoding lipoprotein-releasing ABC transporter ATP-binding protein LolD — MSQTQQALLQVQHVSKHYHDGEVTTQVLSGVDLTVYKGEQLAIVGSSGSGKSTLLHIMGTLDTPTSGTVLLDGEDLYQLSSARQAQIRNQDLGFIYQFHHLLPEFTAIENVAMPAFIQGRDKKQSLIDAQNLLERVGLGHRLQHIPAQLSGGERQRVAIARALINKPKLVLADEPTGNLDASSGDNVYAMIRELAQQFGTAFVVVTHDHKLAAKMDRQLTMKDGILQVVASSSPAGLAE; from the coding sequence ATGAGTCAGACACAACAAGCGTTATTACAAGTTCAACATGTTAGTAAACATTACCATGACGGTGAAGTGACCACTCAGGTATTATCTGGTGTTGATTTAACTGTATACAAGGGAGAACAGTTAGCCATTGTGGGCAGTTCTGGGTCGGGTAAAAGTACGCTGTTACATATTATGGGCACCTTAGACACGCCCACGTCTGGAACTGTGTTGTTAGACGGCGAAGATTTATATCAATTGTCTAGTGCGCGTCAGGCGCAAATACGTAATCAAGATTTGGGCTTTATTTATCAATTTCATCATTTGTTGCCAGAATTTACCGCTATTGAAAATGTGGCAATGCCTGCATTCATTCAAGGTAGAGATAAAAAGCAATCCTTAATCGATGCGCAGAATTTACTTGAACGTGTGGGGTTAGGCCATCGTTTACAACATATCCCTGCGCAGTTATCGGGTGGTGAGCGTCAACGTGTCGCGATTGCCAGAGCGCTCATCAACAAACCAAAGTTAGTATTGGCCGATGAACCTACAGGTAATCTGGATGCCAGCAGTGGCGATAATGTTTATGCGATGATCCGCGAGTTAGCACAACAATTTGGTACGGCGTTTGTGGTGGTGACACATGATCATAAATTAGCCGCAAAAATGGATCGTCAATTGACAATGAAAGATGGCATTTTGCAAGTTGTTGCGTCTTCATCTCCTGCAGGGCTAGCCGAATGA
- a CDS encoding lipoprotein-releasing ABC transporter permease subunit has product MNLGFSFFIGYRYWRARKANAFASFITFFSVSGIFLGVAALIVVSSVMNGLEGQLKNRILGAVPQLTLISDVGFRDWQQTTQRLLADKDLLQNIRGIVPSATTQAMIQSSSNIQAIQMYGVYPEQEQSLSSIASHTYSDAFSSLQAGKYSIVLGTDLARKLDVRAGDKVRVLSGDGVVYSPMGPVPSQRKFTVAGVFEMGSQVDSSVAYVHYKDARKLMREDSNSVNELRVYLNDPFSAPAIAPKIVAAFAKQNIEIQTRDWRQDYGHLFAAVKMEKNMMSLMLSLIVAVAAFNIVSALVMMVVDKTTDVAVLKTQGLTTTSVMNIFIVQGSLNALLGLMLGAAVGIVLTLNLNEILTTLGISILGVGQTLPVQLSLTQLSFIILGTLFITLIATLYPALSAARVQPATALRYE; this is encoded by the coding sequence ATGAATTTAGGATTTTCATTTTTCATCGGCTACCGCTATTGGCGAGCCCGAAAAGCCAATGCTTTTGCGTCTTTTATTACCTTTTTTTCGGTATCGGGTATTTTTCTTGGTGTTGCGGCATTGATTGTTGTCAGTTCGGTGATGAATGGATTAGAAGGTCAGCTAAAAAATCGCATTTTAGGTGCGGTGCCGCAACTGACTCTGATCAGTGACGTTGGCTTTAGGGATTGGCAACAAACCACTCAACGTTTGTTGGCTGATAAAGATTTATTGCAGAATATCCGCGGCATTGTGCCAAGTGCCACAACCCAAGCCATGATCCAATCGAGCAGCAACATTCAAGCGATACAAATGTACGGAGTATATCCTGAACAAGAGCAATCGTTGTCGAGCATTGCATCTCATACCTATTCTGATGCCTTTTCATCGTTACAAGCTGGAAAGTATTCAATTGTGCTTGGTACAGACCTAGCTCGTAAATTAGATGTTCGAGCGGGAGATAAGGTGAGGGTGTTAAGCGGTGATGGGGTGGTGTATTCACCTATGGGACCCGTTCCTAGTCAGCGTAAATTTACTGTTGCCGGTGTATTTGAAATGGGGTCGCAAGTCGATTCGAGTGTGGCTTATGTGCATTATAAAGATGCGCGTAAGTTGATGCGTGAAGACAGTAATAGCGTTAATGAATTACGGGTGTATTTGAACGATCCTTTTTCTGCGCCTGCGATAGCACCGAAAATAGTGGCTGCATTTGCTAAGCAAAATATTGAGATTCAAACCCGGGACTGGCGCCAAGATTATGGCCATTTATTTGCCGCCGTCAAAATGGAAAAAAACATGATGTCGTTGATGCTCAGCTTAATTGTGGCCGTGGCTGCATTTAATATTGTGTCAGCGTTGGTGATGATGGTGGTGGATAAAACCACCGATGTTGCGGTGTTAAAAACCCAAGGATTAACCACCACTTCGGTGATGAACATTTTTATTGTTCAAGGTTCGCTAAATGCATTGTTAGGGTTAATGTTGGGTGCCGCCGTTGGCATAGTGTTAACGCTCAATTTAAATGAAATATTAACAACTTTGGGTATTTCTATTTTAGGCGTAGGCCAGACATTGCCAGTGCAATTATCGCTAACGCAATTAAGTTTTATCATTTTAGGTACTTTGTTTATTACCTTAATTGCCACCCTTTATCCTGCATTGTCCGCCGCAAGGGTTCAACCTGCTACTGCTTTGAGATACGAATAA
- the mfd gene encoding transcription-repair coupling factor: MNLFSVLTPPSVKKGQQTQTLATLGGVSQAITLANLINNHPGTSIIVTHDTPSALSLEVELSYLLNHINVNVCLFPDRETLPYDSFSPHQDLISQRLETLANISQSQHNVVIVPVNTLMVRLPPKSFMTANVMVLKKGDTYGLQQARQHLTDTGYHLVDQVYEHGEFAIRGSIIDIFPTGSRQPLRIELFDDEVESIRYFDVDTQRSGMARDTIRMLPAKEFPTDNHAIEGFRQRYRRRFEVISKEAESVYQLVSRNLMPAGIENYLPLFFDETATLFDYLPQNSQLITIGNIEKASLAHLHEINVRYEDRRVDPLRPLLAPKELYLLNDELFAAFKSYNRTQLLQQHIATDTNNAGEPLAEVALPTHALIANVEKLPDINANHKLKQPLIALEEYSQKHPQLLFSAESEGRREALLDLFAKIGIKPKLFEHLSDYLAAKDNIGLIVSPLARGCVLTDTPKGVVSIICETELFGQRISQQRRREKQKQVSSDVLVKNLAELKVGQPIVHLEHGVALYQGLETLDTGGLVAEYLKLEYAGGDKLYVPVSSLHLISRFNASGDGDAHLNKLGNETWAKAKKKAIERIRDVAAELLDVYARRQARPGEAMNIDEQEYAQFSQGFPFEETVDQESAIHAVLEDMQAPTAMDRLVCGDVGFGKTEVAMRAAFVAVNAGKQVVVLVPTTLLAQQHYENFKDRFADWPIVIEVMSRFRTTKEQTGVVQQLSEGKVDIVIGTHKLLSSEANFDNLGLLVIDEEHRFGVRQKEKIKALRANVDILTLTATPIPRTLNMAMSGMRDLSIIATPPAKRLAVKTFVREYDKATAREAILREILRGGQVYYLHNNVETIEKTAQNIRDLIPEARVITAHGQMRERDLEKVMSDFYHQRFNVLVCTTIIETGIDVPSANTIIIDRADMFGLAQLHQLRGRVGRSHHQAYAYMMTPHPKRMTADARKRLAAIDALEDLGAGFLLATQDLEIRGAGELLGDEQSGHISKIGFSLYMEMLESAVKALKEGKEPSLAYMMSAKAEIDLRIPALLPEDYVSDVNMRLSLYKRIANCETEAMLDELKVEFIDRFGMLPTPTRNLMAITLYKHQATALGIVKIEMHAKGGSVEFGQENHVDPMFIIGLLQNQPQIYRMDGPNKLKFNIPAETSKERLELIKTLLEQFAKHQILETK; encoded by the coding sequence ATGAACCTATTTAGTGTACTCACGCCGCCGAGTGTAAAAAAAGGCCAACAAACACAAACTTTGGCAACCTTAGGTGGGGTCTCACAAGCCATCACCCTAGCCAATTTAATTAATAACCATCCTGGCACCAGTATTATTGTCACCCATGACACGCCCAGTGCCTTGTCACTTGAGGTCGAGCTGAGTTATTTATTAAATCACATCAATGTGAATGTGTGCCTGTTTCCCGACCGTGAAACCCTGCCCTACGATAGCTTCTCGCCACATCAAGACCTGATTTCCCAGCGACTGGAAACCTTAGCTAATATTAGCCAAAGCCAACATAATGTGGTGATTGTGCCCGTAAACACCTTAATGGTTCGTTTACCGCCAAAATCATTTATGACCGCTAATGTTATGGTGTTAAAAAAAGGCGACACCTACGGATTACAACAAGCTAGACAACACCTTACAGACACGGGTTATCATTTAGTTGATCAAGTATACGAACACGGTGAGTTTGCTATCCGTGGCTCTATTATTGATATTTTTCCGACAGGATCTAGACAACCATTACGCATAGAGTTATTTGATGACGAAGTTGAATCAATCCGTTATTTTGATGTTGATACACAGCGTTCAGGCATGGCCCGTGACACTATTAGGATGTTGCCAGCAAAAGAATTCCCAACCGACAACCATGCTATTGAAGGCTTTAGACAACGTTATCGTCGTCGCTTTGAAGTGATCTCAAAAGAGGCAGAATCGGTTTATCAACTCGTCAGCCGTAACTTAATGCCTGCAGGCATTGAAAACTACTTACCGCTGTTTTTCGATGAAACCGCCACGTTGTTTGATTACTTGCCACAAAACAGTCAACTCATCACCATAGGCAATATTGAAAAAGCCAGCTTAGCCCACTTGCATGAAATTAATGTGCGCTACGAAGATCGACGTGTCGATCCTCTGCGCCCATTACTGGCGCCGAAAGAACTTTATCTGCTCAATGATGAATTATTTGCGGCATTTAAATCTTACAATCGAACCCAGTTATTACAGCAACATATTGCTACCGACACCAATAATGCCGGTGAACCGTTAGCCGAAGTCGCACTACCAACACATGCCCTTATTGCTAATGTTGAAAAGTTGCCAGATATCAATGCTAATCACAAACTCAAACAACCTCTTATAGCATTAGAAGAATACAGTCAAAAACATCCACAACTACTGTTCAGTGCTGAATCTGAAGGCCGCCGTGAAGCCTTATTAGACTTATTTGCAAAAATTGGCATTAAACCCAAACTGTTTGAGCACCTAAGCGACTACCTAGCAGCCAAAGACAATATCGGTTTAATCGTGTCACCTTTAGCCCGTGGTTGTGTGTTAACAGACACCCCAAAAGGTGTCGTGAGCATCATTTGTGAAACCGAATTGTTTGGTCAACGTATCTCACAGCAACGCCGCCGAGAGAAGCAAAAACAAGTTAGCTCAGATGTATTAGTCAAAAACTTAGCCGAACTGAAAGTCGGCCAACCTATCGTGCATCTTGAACACGGTGTGGCGTTATACCAAGGATTGGAAACTCTCGATACCGGCGGTTTAGTTGCTGAATATTTAAAACTAGAATATGCCGGTGGCGACAAACTGTATGTTCCGGTTTCATCACTGCACTTAATTAGCCGTTTTAACGCCAGTGGTGATGGTGATGCCCATTTAAATAAACTGGGTAACGAAACCTGGGCCAAAGCCAAGAAAAAAGCCATAGAACGAATTCGGGATGTAGCAGCAGAATTACTCGATGTTTATGCCCGTCGCCAAGCTCGTCCGGGTGAAGCGATGAATATTGATGAACAAGAATACGCACAATTTAGCCAAGGCTTTCCGTTTGAAGAAACGGTCGATCAAGAAAGTGCTATTCATGCCGTACTTGAAGACATGCAAGCACCAACCGCGATGGATCGCTTAGTATGCGGTGATGTAGGTTTTGGTAAAACAGAAGTGGCCATGCGTGCGGCATTTGTCGCTGTTAATGCCGGTAAACAGGTAGTGGTGTTAGTACCGACTACTTTGCTGGCCCAGCAACACTACGAAAACTTTAAAGACCGCTTTGCCGATTGGCCGATTGTTATTGAAGTCATGTCACGCTTTAGAACCACCAAAGAACAAACTGGTGTGGTCCAACAGCTTTCAGAGGGAAAAGTCGATATTGTTATCGGTACCCATAAATTACTGTCATCAGAAGCTAACTTCGACAACCTAGGTTTGTTAGTCATCGACGAAGAACACCGTTTTGGTGTGCGACAAAAAGAAAAGATTAAAGCACTTCGAGCCAATGTCGACATTTTAACCTTAACGGCCACACCAATTCCGCGAACCCTCAATATGGCCATGTCAGGCATGCGTGATTTATCGATTATCGCCACGCCACCAGCCAAACGGTTAGCGGTAAAAACTTTTGTACGTGAATATGATAAAGCCACGGCACGAGAAGCCATTTTGCGTGAGATTTTACGTGGTGGCCAAGTGTATTATTTACACAACAATGTTGAAACCATTGAAAAGACCGCGCAAAACATTCGTGATTTAATTCCAGAAGCTCGTGTTATCACAGCCCATGGTCAAATGCGCGAACGCGACTTAGAAAAAGTCATGTCAGACTTTTATCATCAGCGGTTTAACGTGTTGGTGTGTACCACCATTATTGAAACGGGTATTGACGTACCCAGTGCCAATACCATCATTATCGACCGAGCTGATATGTTCGGTTTAGCACAGTTGCATCAGCTCCGAGGTCGTGTTGGACGTTCACATCATCAAGCCTATGCCTATATGATGACACCACATCCTAAACGCATGACCGCTGACGCACGTAAACGTCTTGCTGCAATTGATGCACTTGAAGATCTTGGCGCCGGTTTTTTACTGGCCACCCAAGATTTAGAAATCCGTGGTGCCGGTGAGTTACTCGGTGATGAACAAAGTGGTCATATTTCAAAAATTGGTTTCAGTTTATACATGGAAATGCTTGAGTCTGCGGTGAAAGCCCTCAAAGAAGGCAAAGAGCCTTCGCTAGCCTACATGATGAGTGCCAAAGCAGAAATTGATTTACGGATCCCGGCATTATTGCCAGAAGATTACGTCAGTGACGTCAACATGCGCTTATCCTTGTATAAACGGATTGCGAATTGCGAAACTGAAGCCATGCTTGATGAGCTAAAAGTCGAGTTTATTGACCGCTTTGGGATGCTACCGACTCCAACCCGTAATTTAATGGCCATTACCCTATACAAACATCAAGCAACTGCATTGGGTATTGTTAAAATAGAAATGCATGCTAAAGGTGGTAGCGTCGAATTTGGCCAAGAAAATCATGTTGATCCAATGTTTATCATTGGTTTGTTGCAAAATCAGCCACAAATCTATCGAATGGACGGGCCAAATAAGTTAAAGTTCAACATTCCTGCTGAGACAAGTAAAGAGCGTCTTGAGTTAATCAAAACCTTGCTTGAACAGTTTGCTAAACATCAAATTTTGGAGACTAAATAG
- a CDS encoding peptidoglycan binding protein CsiV, protein MLRKIAIAIAAITALSHSFSAHAESWFEVEVFVFERQQASVEKWLDATPPKLSKDTVDIITPVISTDITGVAVGLNGCSSTDWASDASNCNDPKVSNITTTYPSQVPFNIAASKPQTAYLGQGPLLLAQSQGKFNDIIRTIQREPYVKSLVHLTWQQNMQSRRRAKPIRIFGGQDFSKSFEYHGLSVKKPTQLDAMPNTDFSALGSFYEAPKITPVWELDGSINIYLSHYLYIENNLALRKVTQKMVESSPLAFNEYAALDIESKKQLAPFLESIPLIQNRRVRSGEIHYFDNPQLGIVMQIRKMIQPTNVKPIDLIEPSTASQPVPYTG, encoded by the coding sequence GTGCTACGTAAAATTGCGATTGCTATCGCCGCTATCACAGCGCTATCCCACAGCTTTTCAGCCCATGCAGAATCATGGTTTGAAGTAGAAGTATTTGTATTTGAACGCCAACAAGCTTCAGTTGAAAAGTGGTTAGATGCTACACCGCCTAAGTTAAGCAAAGACACCGTGGATATCATTACTCCGGTGATCAGTACCGATATTACTGGGGTTGCCGTTGGCTTAAATGGTTGCTCCTCAACTGACTGGGCCAGCGATGCTAGCAACTGTAATGATCCTAAAGTCAGTAATATTACAACCACATATCCAAGCCAAGTACCATTTAATATTGCAGCCAGCAAGCCACAAACGGCTTACTTAGGGCAAGGACCATTACTGTTAGCACAAAGCCAAGGCAAATTTAACGATATTATTCGAACTATTCAACGTGAGCCTTATGTTAAAAGCCTAGTGCACCTAACGTGGCAACAAAATATGCAATCACGTCGACGAGCAAAGCCGATTCGAATTTTTGGCGGCCAGGATTTCTCTAAAAGTTTTGAATATCATGGTCTAAGTGTTAAAAAGCCAACTCAATTAGACGCGATGCCTAATACTGATTTCAGTGCGTTAGGCAGTTTTTATGAGGCGCCCAAAATCACTCCAGTATGGGAATTAGACGGTTCAATTAACATTTATCTCAGCCATTATCTTTATATTGAAAATAATTTGGCCTTGCGTAAAGTAACCCAAAAAATGGTTGAATCAAGCCCTTTGGCCTTTAACGAATATGCAGCACTCGACATTGAAAGTAAAAAGCAATTAGCACCGTTCTTGGAAAGCATTCCGTTAATCCAAAACCGCCGAGTTCGCAGTGGTGAAATCCACTATTTTGATAACCCACAGCTGGGTATTGTGATGCAAATCCGTAAAATGATTCAGCCTACTAACGTTAAGCCCATTGATTTAATCGAGCCTTCTACCGCTAGCCAACCTGTACCTTATACTGGTTAA
- the nagZ gene encoding beta-N-acetylhexosaminidase: MSYLMMDLAGLTVSALETEQLQHPQVGGIILFSRNLESKSQLIKLVKEVRHIRPELLIAVDHEGGRVQRFREGFSLIPAMGDILPAAKGDMALAKRWAKECGFLMAIELLACDIDLSFAPVLDVNGISEVIGKRSFSADPVEVSALAEQFIVGMNEAGMAAVGKHFPGHGSVAADSHIAMPVDPRSKEQVEAFDMLPFKQLIASHHLQGVMPAHVVYTNIDPNPAGFSTYWLQTVLRQQLGFNGVIFSDDLGMKGASFAGDYVARAKAALDAGCDMILLCNDPVGVNALLTEFDWPAAEPMHTALSLKGNNAQTLVALEEQIRWQAAQQLAKDINVIVQSL; this comes from the coding sequence TTGAGCTATTTAATGATGGATCTTGCAGGCTTAACAGTCTCTGCACTTGAAACTGAGCAATTACAGCATCCACAAGTGGGTGGAATTATATTGTTTAGTCGAAACCTAGAAAGTAAAAGTCAATTAATTAAATTAGTTAAAGAGGTCCGTCATATTCGACCTGAACTATTAATTGCTGTTGATCATGAAGGTGGCCGAGTTCAACGTTTTCGTGAGGGCTTTAGTTTGATCCCTGCCATGGGGGATATTTTACCTGCTGCGAAAGGGGATATGGCATTAGCTAAACGATGGGCGAAAGAATGTGGTTTTTTAATGGCCATAGAGCTATTAGCCTGTGATATTGATTTAAGTTTTGCACCTGTGTTAGATGTAAATGGCATTAGTGAAGTGATTGGCAAACGCAGTTTTAGTGCCGATCCTGTTGAAGTGAGTGCATTGGCTGAACAGTTTATTGTTGGAATGAATGAGGCTGGTATGGCCGCGGTGGGTAAGCATTTTCCTGGTCATGGTAGTGTCGCCGCTGATTCACATATTGCGATGCCTGTTGACCCGCGTAGTAAAGAGCAGGTAGAAGCTTTTGATATGTTGCCGTTTAAACAGCTCATTGCTAGCCACCATCTACAAGGGGTTATGCCAGCACATGTTGTTTATACCAATATTGATCCTAATCCTGCAGGGTTTTCTACTTACTGGTTACAGACTGTTTTACGTCAACAATTAGGTTTTAATGGGGTGATTTTTTCTGATGATTTAGGCATGAAAGGCGCCAGTTTTGCCGGTGATTATGTTGCACGAGCCAAAGCAGCATTAGATGCGGGATGCGATATGATTTTGCTGTGTAATGACCCTGTTGGTGTTAACGCTTTATTAACTGAGTTTGATTGGCCTGCGGCAGAACCTATGCACACCGCATTATCGCTAAAAGGCAATAACGCACAAACTTTGGTGGCACTTGAGGAGCAAATACGTTGGCAAGCGGCACAACAATTGGCGAAGGACATTAACGTCATTGTCCAGTCGTTGTAA
- a CDS encoding L-serine ammonia-lyase, with translation MISVFDMFKIGIGPSSSHTVGPMKAGKIFIQHVADLNLLDKTDELQTELFGSLGQTGKGHGTGKAVILGLMGEDPETVNTDGIDAILETVSTSQKLILANGQMVKFSREEGVTYHRRKTLPAHANAMTLYALSKGECIFQRTYYSVGGGFVLDEDEITQRNASPATPIEQAPYDFNSALQLLQLCCDNGLSISSLMMANELSIASEEDVKQGLWNIWQTMKNCVDRGYQKEGILPGGLKLRRRAPALYRRLKAEGRNNIDPLTAMDWVDLFALSVNEQNAAGDRVVTAPTNGAAGIIPAVLCYYDMFVQEVDIDVCSRYLLTAAAIGILYKKNASISGAEVGCQGEVGVACSMAAGALTEIMGGTVEHVENAAEIGMEHNLGLTCDPVGGLVQVPCIERNAMGAVKAINASRMALRGDGNHKVSLDKVIKTMMDTGKDMRSKYKETAKGGLAVNIVEC, from the coding sequence ATGATTAGCGTATTTGACATGTTCAAAATTGGTATCGGTCCTTCTAGCTCACATACAGTTGGCCCGATGAAGGCGGGTAAAATTTTTATCCAACATGTCGCAGATCTTAATTTATTAGACAAAACCGATGAATTACAAACAGAATTATTTGGATCTTTAGGTCAAACAGGTAAAGGCCATGGTACTGGCAAAGCGGTCATTTTAGGTTTAATGGGTGAAGATCCCGAAACCGTCAACACCGACGGTATTGACGCTATTTTAGAAACGGTATCGACAAGTCAAAAATTAATCTTAGCAAATGGACAGATGGTTAAATTTTCTCGTGAAGAGGGGGTTACCTACCACAGACGTAAAACCTTACCCGCCCATGCAAATGCGATGACCTTATACGCATTGTCAAAAGGTGAATGCATTTTTCAGCGTACGTATTATTCTGTTGGTGGCGGATTTGTTCTCGATGAAGATGAAATAACTCAACGAAATGCCTCTCCGGCAACCCCTATTGAACAAGCACCTTATGATTTCAATAGTGCGTTACAGTTACTGCAACTATGTTGCGATAACGGCTTAAGTATTTCATCACTAATGATGGCTAACGAGTTGAGTATTGCGTCCGAAGAAGACGTAAAACAAGGTTTGTGGAATATTTGGCAAACCATGAAAAATTGCGTCGACCGTGGTTACCAAAAAGAAGGCATTTTACCTGGCGGACTAAAATTGCGTCGTCGTGCACCAGCACTGTATCGACGTTTAAAAGCTGAAGGTCGTAATAATATTGACCCATTAACAGCAATGGATTGGGTCGATTTATTTGCCTTATCGGTTAACGAGCAAAATGCCGCAGGCGATCGTGTTGTCACCGCCCCCACCAATGGCGCGGCAGGAATTATTCCTGCAGTATTGTGTTACTACGATATGTTTGTCCAAGAAGTCGATATTGACGTTTGCAGCCGTTATTTACTCACTGCGGCTGCCATTGGTATCTTGTACAAGAAAAATGCCTCTATATCCGGCGCTGAAGTCGGCTGTCAAGGTGAAGTAGGCGTAGCCTGCTCTATGGCAGCTGGGGCACTGACTGAAATAATGGGCGGTACGGTTGAGCATGTTGAAAACGCCGCAGAGATTGGTATGGAGCATAACTTAGGCTTAACCTGCGATCCTGTTGGTGGCTTAGTGCAAGTACCCTGTATTGAGCGCAATGCTATGGGAGCGGTAAAAGCAATTAATGCTTCACGTATGGCATTACGCGGCGACGGTAATCACAAAGTCTCATTGGATAAAGTCATTAAGACCATGATGGATACCGGTAAAGATATGCGCAGCAAATACAAAGAAACCGCCAAAGGTGGTCTTGCGGTGAACATCGTCGAATGTTAA